A genome region from Flavobacterium sp. includes the following:
- the mraY gene encoding phospho-N-acetylmuramoyl-pentapeptide-transferase — protein MLYYLFEYFDKTLDLPGTGVFQYITFRSALAFMLSLLLSTIYGKRVINFLRRQQVGETVRELGLAGQNEKAGTPTMGGLIIIFATLIPVLLFARLHNIYIVLLIVTTLWMGTIGFVDDYIKIFKKDKQGLKGIFKVIGQVGLGIIVGAVLYFNPAVTVRTDTGRTDVFKTAVNSTVIVPAGVEEKSTATTIPFVKNNEFDYAEVLSFMGDGYEKWAWLVFIPVVIFIITAVSNGANLTDGIDGLAAGTSAISVLALGIFTFVSGNIIFSNYLNIMYIPNSGEMTVFISAFVGALIGFLWYNSFPASVFMGDTGSLTIGGIIAVLAIAVRKEILIVLFCGIFLAESASVIIQVSYFKYTKKRFGEGRRIFLMSPLHHHYQKKGYHESKIVTRFWIVAVMLAILSIVTLKLR, from the coding sequence ATGCTGTACTATTTATTTGAATATTTTGACAAAACATTGGACCTTCCTGGAACGGGGGTTTTCCAATACATCACATTTAGATCGGCATTGGCATTTATGCTTTCATTGCTTTTGTCAACAATTTATGGTAAAAGAGTAATTAACTTTTTGCGCCGTCAGCAAGTAGGAGAAACGGTGCGTGAATTGGGTCTTGCAGGTCAAAATGAAAAAGCCGGTACACCAACAATGGGAGGTTTAATTATCATTTTTGCCACATTAATTCCGGTTTTGTTGTTTGCGAGGCTGCATAACATTTATATCGTATTGCTAATTGTAACTACTTTATGGATGGGAACGATTGGTTTTGTAGACGATTATATCAAAATATTCAAAAAAGATAAACAAGGATTAAAAGGAATTTTTAAAGTTATTGGTCAAGTTGGTCTTGGGATCATTGTTGGAGCAGTTCTTTATTTTAATCCTGCCGTTACAGTAAGAACAGATACAGGTCGTACAGATGTGTTTAAAACTGCTGTAAACTCGACTGTTATTGTACCTGCTGGAGTTGAAGAAAAGTCTACAGCAACTACAATTCCTTTCGTAAAAAACAACGAATTTGATTATGCCGAAGTATTGTCTTTTATGGGAGATGGATATGAGAAATGGGCTTGGTTAGTATTTATTCCGGTTGTGATTTTTATTATCACAGCAGTTTCAAACGGAGCTAATTTAACAGACGGAATTGACGGACTCGCGGCAGGAACTTCTGCAATTTCGGTCCTCGCACTCGGAATATTTACGTTTGTTTCCGGTAACATCATTTTCTCAAATTACCTCAATATAATGTACATACCCAATTCGGGAGAAATGACTGTCTTTATATCAGCATTTGTTGGAGCGTTAATTGGATTTCTTTGGTACAATTCATTTCCGGCATCTGTATTTATGGGAGATACAGGAAGTTTGACAATTGGCGGAATCATCGCTGTTTTAGCGATTGCAGTTCGTAAAGAAATATTAATCGTTTTATTCTGTGGAATCTTCCTTGCCGAAAGTGCTTCGGTAATTATTCAGGTAAGTTATTTTAAATACACTAAAAAGCGTTTTGGCGAAGGAAGAAGAATTTTCCTGATGTCGCCGCTTCATCATCACTATCAGAAAAAAGGATATCACGAAAGTAAAATTGTGACCCGTTTTTGGATTGTTGCCGTAATGTTAGCCATTTTATCAATTGTTACATTAAAACTAAGATAG
- the murD gene encoding UDP-N-acetylmuramoyl-L-alanine--D-glutamate ligase, translated as MRLVVLGGGESGVGTAILGKKQGYDVFVSDFGKIKESYKEVLIINKIAWEEEQHTEDLILNADVVMKSPGIPDKSPIVKKLVAAGIKVISEIEFAKPFTEALTIGITGSNGKTTTTMLTHHLLKSAGLNVGLGGNIGKSFAWQVAENKYDAYVLELSSFQLDGIIDYRPDIAIITNISPDHLDRYEYKYENYINSKFRITMNQTESDYLIYDADDEASTEWLKNNKTKAKLIPFSLTKSFDEGASINNNKMEIKINQEEFTMDTEHIALEGKHNMKNAMAASSVAKLMQIRNATIRESLSNFQGVEHRLEKVLKIQNVQYINDSKATNVNATFFALDSMNVPTVWIVGGVDKGNDYNELMPLVREKVKAIICLGIDNRKIIDAFGAVVDIMVEVNNMNDAVKTAQRLTEKGDAVLLSPACASFDLFENYEDRGKQFKQAVHNL; from the coding sequence ATGAGGCTAGTAGTACTTGGAGGAGGAGAAAGCGGTGTTGGAACCGCGATCCTGGGAAAAAAGCAGGGATACGATGTTTTTGTGTCGGATTTTGGAAAGATAAAAGAAAGCTATAAAGAAGTTCTTATCATTAATAAAATTGCCTGGGAAGAAGAACAGCATACTGAAGATTTAATTCTAAATGCTGATGTTGTGATGAAAAGCCCCGGAATTCCGGACAAGTCTCCGATAGTAAAAAAACTAGTTGCAGCGGGAATAAAAGTGATTTCGGAAATTGAATTTGCAAAGCCTTTCACAGAAGCATTGACCATTGGAATTACAGGAAGTAACGGTAAAACAACAACAACAATGTTGACGCATCATTTGCTTAAATCGGCCGGACTCAATGTAGGCTTGGGAGGAAATATAGGAAAGAGTTTTGCCTGGCAGGTAGCCGAAAATAAATACGACGCATACGTTCTTGAATTAAGCAGTTTTCAGTTAGACGGAATAATAGATTATAGGCCGGATATAGCAATCATAACCAATATCAGTCCGGATCATTTAGATCGATATGAATATAAATATGAAAATTATATCAATTCGAAGTTCCGAATAACGATGAACCAAACCGAAAGTGATTATCTCATTTACGATGCAGACGATGAGGCAAGCACAGAATGGTTAAAAAACAACAAAACAAAAGCAAAATTAATTCCTTTTTCATTGACAAAATCATTTGACGAAGGAGCTTCTATAAATAACAATAAAATGGAAATAAAGATCAACCAAGAAGAGTTTACAATGGATACAGAACACATTGCGTTAGAAGGAAAACATAATATGAAAAACGCAATGGCAGCAAGCTCTGTAGCAAAACTGATGCAAATTAGAAATGCAACGATTCGTGAAAGTTTATCTAATTTTCAAGGTGTTGAACACCGTTTAGAAAAAGTATTAAAAATCCAGAATGTACAATATATCAACGATTCAAAAGCAACAAATGTAAACGCTACTTTTTTTGCTCTAGATAGTATGAATGTTCCAACAGTTTGGATTGTTGGTGGAGTTGATAAAGGAAACGATTACAACGAATTAATGCCATTGGTTCGTGAAAAAGTAAAAGCAATCATTTGCTTGGGAATCGATAACCGTAAAATTATTGATGCTTTTGGAGCCGTAGTAGACATTATGGTTGAAGTAAACAACATGAACGACGCTGTAAAAACAGCTCAAAGATTAACAGAAAAAGGCGATGCAGTTTTATTATCTCCAGCCTGCGCAAGTTTCGATTTATTCGAAAACTACGAAGACAGAGGAAAACAATTTAAACAAGCAGTGCATAATTTATAA
- a CDS encoding four helix bundle protein yields MTTDEMKVRTKKFSLMIIELAEKMPNTNVIRSITNQIVRSGTSVGANYRAVCRARSDREFVAKMNIVLEEADETLFWLEIIKEKMWIAKSELEIIWKEGNELTAIFVSSLKTVNNRINSKN; encoded by the coding sequence ATGACGACGGATGAAATGAAGGTGAGAACCAAAAAGTTCTCATTAATGATAATTGAATTGGCGGAGAAAATGCCAAATACAAATGTGATTAGATCAATTACTAATCAAATAGTAAGAAGTGGAACATCTGTTGGAGCAAATTACAGAGCAGTATGCAGAGCCAGAAGCGATAGAGAATTTGTAGCTAAAATGAATATTGTTTTAGAAGAAGCAGATGAAACTTTGTTTTGGTTAGAAATTATAAAAGAAAAAATGTGGATTGCAAAATCTGAATTAGAAATAATTTGGAAAGAAGGAAATGAACTGACTGCCATTTTTGTAAGTAGTTTAAAAACAGTAAACAACAGGATAAATAGTAAAAATTAG
- a CDS encoding FtsW/RodA/SpoVE family cell cycle protein, with translation MKELVNKLKGDRVIWSFVALLALFSFMPVFSASSNLAYIGHGTGNTLGYLVKHLAHVCIGFLIIYWVHKVPYHYFRAISKIALPIVWLLLLYTLLKGTVIAGANASRWIQVPFIGITFQTSTLAASVLFIYVARYLSKTKEENEPFQTSFIQLWVPVFITLALILPANFSTTALIFSMVMMLTFIGKYPLKYIAFIIGSGVIMLAFFLLVAKAFPDSRFFSRVSTWESRIMNFTTDKPDEDDYQIEKAKIAIASGRLGGLGPGKSVQKNFLPQSSSDFIYAIVVEEYGLVGGVSILLLYLLLLFRFVIASHKANTLFGKLVVVGLGFPMIFQAMINMAVAVELLPVTGQTLPLISSGGSSIWMTCFSLGIIISVTKKEEEIAEEQQEKERRKEALQRLIDKELAEEDLPVDEREEIYEEEAMYSIQDNSRNPMNAVLNK, from the coding sequence ATGAAGGAGCTGGTAAACAAATTAAAAGGAGACAGGGTAATATGGTCATTCGTGGCTTTATTGGCGTTGTTTTCATTTATGCCTGTTTTTAGTGCAAGTAGTAATCTGGCGTACATAGGTCACGGAACCGGAAATACCTTGGGTTATTTAGTAAAACACCTAGCTCACGTTTGTATTGGTTTCCTGATTATTTACTGGGTTCACAAAGTACCGTATCATTATTTTAGAGCGATTTCTAAAATTGCGCTTCCAATAGTTTGGTTGTTGTTGTTGTATACTTTGTTGAAAGGAACCGTAATTGCAGGAGCCAATGCCAGCCGTTGGATTCAGGTGCCGTTCATTGGGATCACGTTTCAGACATCAACATTAGCGGCAAGCGTATTGTTTATTTACGTAGCACGTTATTTGTCGAAAACCAAAGAAGAAAATGAGCCGTTTCAAACCTCATTCATTCAGCTTTGGGTTCCGGTATTTATCACATTAGCATTAATATTACCAGCTAACTTTTCGACAACAGCGTTGATTTTTTCAATGGTAATGATGCTCACGTTTATTGGGAAATATCCATTAAAATATATTGCGTTTATTATTGGTTCAGGAGTTATAATGCTGGCGTTTTTCCTTTTGGTAGCAAAAGCATTTCCGGATTCAAGATTCTTCAGCAGGGTTTCAACATGGGAAAGCCGTATTATGAACTTTACCACAGATAAACCAGATGAAGATGATTATCAAATTGAAAAAGCAAAAATTGCAATTGCCTCAGGAAGATTAGGCGGATTAGGACCGGGAAAAAGCGTTCAGAAAAACTTTTTACCACAATCATCTTCCGATTTTATTTATGCGATTGTAGTAGAAGAATATGGTTTAGTCGGCGGAGTTTCAATATTACTGTTGTATTTATTATTGTTATTCCGATTTGTAATCGCCTCACATAAAGCCAATACATTATTCGGAAAATTAGTCGTCGTCGGTCTCGGATTTCCGATGATATTTCAGGCGATGATTAACATGGCGGTTGCCGTAGAATTGCTGCCGGTAACAGGGCAGACACTTCCGCTGATAAGTTCCGGAGGTAGTTCAATCTGGATGACTTGTTTCTCACTTGGAATTATCATTAGTGTAACCAAGAAAGAAGAAGAAATCGCCGAAGAACAACAAGAAAAAGAAAGAAGAAAAGAAGCGCTTCAAAGATTGATAGACAAAGAACTAGCCGAAGAAGATCTGCCGGTAGATGAAAGAGAAGAAATTTACGAAGAAGAAGCAATGTATTCAATTCAGGATAATTCAAGAAATCCGATGAATGCAGTTTTAAATAAATAA